A part of Candidatus Eremiobacteraceae bacterium genomic DNA contains:
- the hslO gene encoding Hsp33 family molecular chaperone HslO yields the protein MTRDYAASATAAGETVRIVAARTTDIVREAQARHDCSPTVTAALGRLLTGAALLGIGLSDRERLTLQVSADGPVRYLVADAMPGGRVRGYPGRARAEVPLNALGKFDVGGVIGRGSLHVTRIYDTGLPYTSAVPLRSGEIGDDLAHYFANSEQVPSVVAVGVLANPDGVLAAGGIIAQLLPGAESSTIERLETEARKLGQVSTLVRAGMSPEEMIDHVAAGLAPHMRHVQPLSFSCPCDRARVARALVTLGSQALREMAAVDADTEATCDFCGQRYYFSPDEVGEILAGASDRRAGEPGVG from the coding sequence ATGACCCGTGACTACGCCGCCAGCGCAACCGCCGCCGGAGAGACGGTCCGCATCGTCGCGGCGCGAACCACCGACATCGTGCGCGAGGCACAGGCGCGGCACGATTGCTCGCCCACGGTCACCGCGGCGCTCGGACGGCTGCTCACCGGCGCCGCGCTGCTTGGCATCGGCTTGAGCGACCGCGAGCGGCTCACGCTGCAGGTCAGCGCCGATGGACCGGTGCGCTACTTGGTCGCCGACGCGATGCCGGGTGGGCGCGTGCGCGGCTATCCCGGCCGGGCACGTGCCGAGGTCCCGCTCAACGCCCTGGGCAAATTCGACGTCGGCGGCGTCATCGGACGAGGATCGCTGCACGTCACGCGCATCTACGACACCGGGTTGCCGTACACGAGCGCGGTGCCGCTGCGCAGCGGCGAGATCGGCGACGACCTGGCGCACTACTTCGCCAACTCAGAACAAGTGCCAAGCGTCGTCGCGGTCGGCGTGCTGGCCAATCCCGACGGCGTGCTGGCCGCGGGCGGCATCATCGCGCAGCTCTTGCCGGGCGCAGAATCTTCGACCATCGAGCGGCTTGAGACCGAGGCGCGCAAGCTCGGGCAGGTGAGCACCCTCGTGCGCGCCGGCATGTCGCCCGAGGAGATGATCGATCACGTGGCAGCCGGTCTCGCGCCGCACATGCGTCACGTCCAACCGCTGTCGTTCTCATGCCCGTGCGATCGCGCGCGCGTCGCCCGGGCGCTGGTGACGCTCGGCTCGCAGGCGCTGCGCGAGATGGCCGCCGTCGACGCGGACACCGAAGCGACGTGCGATTTCTGCGGGCAGCGCTACTACTTCTCGCCCGACGAGGTCGGCGAGATCCTGGCGGGAGCGAGCGATCGGCGGGCCGGCGAGCCGGGAGTGGGCTAG